A DNA window from Acinetobacter sp. 10FS3-1 contains the following coding sequences:
- a CDS encoding PilZ domain-containing protein: MQPRMGGIIHANIADLETLFASYMPYVVGGGLFIPSKQPVKLGEEVFVLTTLPEQSQKIPLTGKVIWVSQKQNGLKPQGFGIQLTGEKGVFFKNEAERLVAGLKSVGRKSYTM, encoded by the coding sequence ATGCAACCACGTATGGGCGGGATTATTCATGCCAATATAGCGGATCTGGAAACGCTCTTTGCCAGTTACATGCCTTATGTGGTGGGTGGTGGACTTTTTATTCCTTCCAAGCAGCCCGTTAAACTCGGTGAGGAGGTTTTTGTATTAACCACTTTGCCTGAACAAAGCCAGAAAATTCCGTTAACCGGTAAAGTGATCTGGGTGTCCCAGAAGCAAAATGGCCTCAAACCACAAGGCTTCGGGATCCAGTTGACAGGTGAAAAAGGCGTTTTTTTCAAAAATGAAGCAGAACGTCTGGTTGCAGGTCTTAAATCTGTAGGACGTAAAAGTTACACTATGTAG
- the lpxK gene encoding tetraacyldisaccharide 4'-kinase: MALAQIIQDAWNAQAKWLVVLRPLSWLYRLGFVSNQWLYRKGIKTSYTAPVPVMVIGNITVGGSGKTPLLIHLVEYLTQKGVRVGVISRGYGGKGAFPAYVDLNTAPEVVGDEPALIVQATGVPMAVGPNRQKSIELLLEKHALDLVICDDGLQHWALNRQIEWIVLDNNRGLGNQKLLPEGYLREPVTRLETGTIIEHAANPTSSLHMHLAASQPYLLNQDSSKSFDPETNFYAVVGIGFPQRFYQTLKSLGLQQFQCHEFPDHHDYAIEDLQFEDNHPIITTEKDAVKMMTLLQKYPDYQREIWVVPVNAVLSDACYSVLQQQLLQQGISIS; encoded by the coding sequence ATGGCTTTGGCACAGATCATTCAGGATGCTTGGAATGCACAGGCAAAGTGGCTGGTGGTGCTGCGTCCGTTGTCATGGCTCTATCGTCTGGGTTTTGTGAGCAATCAGTGGCTTTACCGCAAAGGAATCAAGACCAGTTATACGGCTCCTGTCCCGGTTATGGTGATTGGCAATATTACAGTAGGAGGGAGTGGTAAAACTCCTTTACTGATTCACTTGGTAGAGTATTTAACGCAAAAAGGTGTGCGGGTCGGGGTGATTAGCCGGGGCTATGGCGGGAAAGGTGCTTTTCCTGCTTATGTCGATTTAAATACTGCACCAGAGGTGGTGGGAGATGAACCTGCCTTGATTGTTCAGGCGACCGGTGTGCCGATGGCCGTAGGGCCTAATCGGCAGAAAAGTATTGAGCTTTTACTGGAAAAGCATGCGCTGGATCTGGTGATCTGCGATGATGGTTTACAGCACTGGGCTTTAAATCGTCAGATTGAGTGGATTGTGCTGGACAATAATCGCGGTCTGGGCAACCAGAAGCTCTTGCCAGAAGGTTATCTGCGTGAACCGGTGACGCGGCTGGAGACGGGTACCATCATTGAACATGCCGCCAATCCGACCTCTTCTTTACATATGCATCTGGCCGCCTCACAGCCTTATCTATTGAATCAGGACAGTAGTAAAAGCTTTGATCCTGAAACTAATTTTTATGCCGTGGTCGGTATTGGTTTTCCACAACGTTTTTATCAGACGCTAAAAAGCCTTGGTTTGCAGCAGTTCCAGTGCCATGAATTTCCAGATCATCATGATTATGCAATTGAAGATCTGCAATTTGAAGATAATCATCCCATCATTACCACTGAAAAAGATGCGGTCAAAATGATGACATTGCTCCAGAAATACCCAGATTATCAGCGTGAAATCTGGGTGGTGCCGGTAAATGCGGTCTTGTCTGATGCCTGTTATTCGGTATTACAACAGCAATTGCTCCAACAGGGTATTTCCATTTCCTAA
- a CDS encoding pilus assembly FimT family protein, producing MTSSPYHIRGFTLVELMVVIVIMGIMASLVLINTGGVEQRKAMQAREVLLLDLQRILREANDQSRILALTIQPATDVTPFRYAVTEYRPQTQSTINAQKWQNYAEFKLRNLPEQVSFQVQALEQRYTNAQNPDLTQADTPKLIWLGNGEVKPVRIQFFLENREVGHPIEIDHLGKINAG from the coding sequence ATGACCAGTTCTCCTTATCACATCCGTGGATTTACCTTAGTAGAACTAATGGTCGTCATTGTGATTATGGGAATTATGGCCTCATTGGTTTTGATAAATACAGGCGGGGTCGAGCAGCGTAAAGCCATGCAGGCGAGGGAAGTTCTGCTGCTGGACCTACAGCGTATTTTAAGAGAAGCCAATGATCAGTCACGTATATTGGCATTGACTATTCAGCCTGCGACAGATGTGACGCCGTTTCGTTATGCGGTCACGGAATATCGACCACAGACCCAGTCCACGATCAATGCACAAAAATGGCAGAATTATGCAGAATTTAAGCTGCGTAATTTACCGGAGCAGGTGTCTTTTCAGGTGCAGGCTCTGGAACAGCGTTATACAAATGCTCAGAACCCTGACCTGACTCAGGCAGATACGCCCAAGCTGATCTGGCTGGGCAATGGTGAAGTGAAACCGGTACGTATCCAGTTTTTTCTAGAAAACCGTGAAGTAGGCCATCCAATAGAAATTGATCATCTGGGTAAAATCAATGCCGGCTAA
- the gspI gene encoding type II secretion system minor pseudopilin GspI, whose amino-acid sequence MICKTGAFRSKKSRFQSASGFTLLEVMVALAIFATAAMTLTKVAMQYTQSTAHAVLRTKAQFVALNEAAQMEINQEWLSGTSSRQLTQQNETWQIDKRSEPTISPNVQRIELQVSLINTESGQVESGISTLTFFNHRKNPVP is encoded by the coding sequence ATGATTTGCAAAACAGGTGCTTTTCGCTCCAAGAAGAGCCGATTTCAGTCTGCCTCAGGTTTTACCTTGCTAGAAGTTATGGTGGCTTTGGCCATCTTTGCTACAGCAGCCATGACCCTGACCAAAGTGGCGATGCAATATACCCAGTCTACTGCCCATGCAGTACTTAGAACTAAAGCCCAATTTGTTGCATTGAATGAAGCGGCACAAATGGAAATCAATCAGGAGTGGCTGAGTGGAACATCTTCAAGGCAACTCACCCAGCAGAACGAAACCTGGCAGATTGATAAACGGAGCGAGCCGACTATTAGCCCCAATGTGCAGCGGATTGAGTTACAAGTTAGTCTCATTAATACTGAAAGTGGGCAAGTGGAATCTGGTATTAGCACCCTGACATTTTTTAATCACCGTAAGAATCCAGTACCATGA
- a CDS encoding TatD family hydrolase, protein MFVDTHCHLTMLDLTPYDGDLDQALAQAREAGVSKFMSISVDLDDHIELAKIAARHADVGYTVGVHPCEEAATMARATTEYLVELAQPEKVWAIGETGLDYYHSTDFISEQKDCFARHIHASQIVKKPVVVHTRVAKHDTVDIIRAEKSTHGILHCFTEDWATAKAVLDCGYYVSFSGIISFKNAQDLRDVAKQVPLDRVLIETDSPYLAPMPYRGKSNEPKYVPYVAKALCDVYDKSLEEMAEITKQNFENLLNLK, encoded by the coding sequence GTGTTTGTAGATACTCATTGTCATTTAACGATGCTTGATTTAACACCTTATGATGGTGATCTGGATCAGGCCCTTGCGCAGGCTCGTGAAGCAGGTGTATCAAAGTTCATGAGTATCTCGGTCGATCTGGATGATCATATCGAGCTGGCCAAGATTGCGGCGCGTCATGCAGATGTCGGTTATACCGTCGGCGTTCATCCTTGTGAAGAAGCTGCCACTATGGCGCGCGCCACCACAGAATATCTGGTGGAGCTGGCGCAGCCTGAAAAAGTCTGGGCAATTGGCGAGACTGGCCTGGATTATTATCATAGTACCGACTTCATTTCTGAACAGAAAGACTGTTTTGCCCGTCATATTCATGCTTCACAAATCGTGAAAAAACCGGTGGTGGTGCATACCCGCGTGGCCAAGCACGATACAGTTGACATCATTCGTGCAGAAAAATCTACACATGGTATTTTGCACTGTTTTACCGAAGATTGGGCAACCGCCAAAGCCGTTTTAGACTGCGGCTACTATGTTTCATTTTCAGGCATTATTTCTTTTAAAAATGCACAGGATCTGCGTGACGTTGCTAAGCAGGTTCCGCTGGATCGTGTGCTGATTGAAACGGATAGTCCTTATCTGGCTCCTATGCCGTATCGCGGTAAATCTAATGAGCCTAAATACGTTCCTTATGTAGCCAAAGCGCTTTGCGATGTATATGATAAGTCGCTAGAAGAAATGGCTGAAATCACAAAGCAAAACTTTGAGAACCTGCTTAATTTAAAGTAA
- a CDS encoding DNA polymerase III subunit delta' — MPFDVKAQIYPWQQQVWETLTGRFPKLGHGLLFYGKKGCGKEAFSQQFLAWILCLNRQPAGACGECGSCQWLKADTHPNYVHISTDEDNKKQNAKIRIEKIRDLLPFVQQTVDGWRVIVIEPAEALNIASSNALLKTLEEPGENIVIILLADHYLKLPATIRSRLQHFALDRISAEQFSAYVQQQLPDAGSSQQQLLMSLSNQMPLQAVEVAQGSWLPLRQEFLADWTKLVTQKNMPMAIATKWNKSLSFGEFGQMFEYLLSDLICVKLNQAVKNIDLNFDVLAEQYSLETLFKIYEDFQQAKRYLEQNVQSNLVLDELCIKLMNL; from the coding sequence ATGCCTTTTGATGTCAAAGCACAGATTTATCCATGGCAGCAACAGGTTTGGGAAACGTTGACTGGCCGTTTTCCCAAACTGGGGCATGGGTTATTATTTTATGGGAAAAAAGGTTGCGGTAAAGAAGCTTTTAGCCAGCAGTTTTTGGCTTGGATATTGTGCCTGAATCGTCAGCCTGCCGGGGCCTGTGGTGAATGCGGCAGCTGTCAGTGGCTCAAAGCCGATACCCATCCGAATTATGTGCACATCAGCACGGATGAAGACAATAAAAAACAGAACGCCAAAATCAGGATTGAAAAAATCCGCGATCTTTTGCCTTTTGTGCAACAGACCGTAGATGGCTGGCGGGTCATTGTGATTGAACCGGCAGAAGCCCTGAATATTGCCTCTTCGAATGCCTTGTTAAAAACCCTGGAAGAGCCGGGTGAAAATATTGTTATTATCCTGCTCGCCGATCATTATCTGAAATTACCGGCCACAATCCGGAGTCGCCTGCAACACTTTGCTTTGGACCGGATTTCAGCTGAGCAGTTTAGTGCGTATGTGCAGCAACAATTGCCTGACGCAGGTTCAAGCCAGCAACAGCTGCTGATGAGCCTGTCAAATCAGATGCCTTTACAGGCAGTTGAAGTGGCTCAAGGTAGCTGGCTGCCTTTACGTCAGGAATTTCTGGCAGACTGGACCAAACTGGTCACCCAAAAAAATATGCCGATGGCAATTGCGACCAAGTGGAATAAAAGCTTGAGTTTTGGTGAATTTGGTCAAATGTTTGAATACTTGTTGTCCGATTTGATTTGTGTCAAGCTAAATCAGGCGGTAAAAAACATTGATTTGAACTTCGATGTGCTGGCCGAACAATATTCATTAGAAACACTTTTTAAGATTTATGAAGATTTTCAGCAAGCCAAGCGATATCTCGAGCAGAACGTACAAAGTAATCTGGTACTCGATGAATTGTGTATCAAACTGATGAATCTTTAA
- a CDS encoding ParB/RepB/Spo0J family partition protein, which translates to MTVKKRGLAKGRGLDALLGSIQKEKLQLEAQGLDHGQLKQIDVNLLKRGEYQPRRHIKEQDLQELAASIEKHGIMQPIVIRPVDDERYPYEIIAGERRWRAAQLAGLTEIPAIVRNLNDQVAIALALIENIQRQDLNPIDQAMALQRFHDEFGLSHQEIADTVGKARTTVSNLLRLLTLAEEVKDFMQQGLLDMGHARAILTLKAKDQLKVADMVIEKSLSVRQTEQLVRDFNMPKTEKQKAAIAPDIQQLSQRLSERFSADVKIDYNRQGKGKLVISYHSLEELDGILAILGDE; encoded by the coding sequence ATGACCGTCAAGAAACGTGGACTCGCCAAAGGTCGTGGTTTGGATGCCTTGCTAGGATCAATTCAAAAAGAAAAATTACAACTTGAAGCTCAAGGCCTCGATCATGGCCAGTTGAAACAGATTGATGTAAATTTGCTCAAACGTGGTGAATACCAGCCTCGCCGTCATATTAAAGAACAGGATTTGCAGGAACTGGCAGCCTCGATTGAAAAGCATGGCATCATGCAGCCTATCGTAATTCGTCCGGTCGATGATGAACGTTATCCATATGAAATTATTGCGGGCGAACGTCGCTGGCGTGCGGCGCAACTGGCGGGCCTGACAGAGATTCCGGCAATTGTCCGTAATCTGAATGATCAGGTGGCGATTGCACTGGCCCTGATTGAAAATATCCAGCGTCAGGATCTGAATCCGATTGATCAGGCAATGGCCTTGCAGCGCTTCCATGATGAGTTTGGTCTGAGTCATCAGGAAATTGCCGATACGGTCGGTAAAGCACGTACCACCGTCAGTAACCTGCTGCGCCTGTTGACCTTGGCAGAAGAAGTCAAGGACTTTATGCAGCAGGGCTTGCTGGATATGGGGCATGCGCGTGCCATCCTGACCTTAAAAGCCAAAGATCAGCTGAAAGTTGCCGATATGGTGATTGAAAAGAGTTTGTCGGTACGTCAGACTGAACAGCTGGTGCGTGATTTCAATATGCCTAAAACAGAAAAGCAGAAAGCGGCAATCGCACCGGATATTCAGCAATTAAGCCAGCGTTTATCTGAACGTTTCAGTGCAGACGTTAAAATTGACTATAACCGCCAAGGTAAAGGAAAATTGGTGATCAGCTATCACTCTCTGGAAGAGCTGGATGGTATTCTTGCAATTTTGGGTGATGAATAA
- the msbA gene encoding lipid A export permease/ATP-binding protein MsbA, which produces MKHDFKVYLRLLSYLKPFWGIALLVLLGFTINAATEVSVAKLLEHIIEAIENRDQGFTSLFPFLVVILMFFRGLGLFLGGYYTAVISRNLVFNIRQEVFAKLLRLPAQYFLDNTSGHITAKIMYNVEQLTGASTEALRTIIQQGLITIALLGYLLYSNWRLTLCILVFGPVIGLIIRQAAKRMRRLSQQVQDTMGDVNHVVQETVNANLVVKGFGGQSYEQERFRYNSMENLRRGLKMVAVQQLNSPVVQLIMSISLSIVMFIALRPEILRDTSAGEFVAYITAAGMLARPIKALTDVNEKIQRGMAAAHSVFDLLDMPEEQNSGTLTDSLKGEIQFEKVNLIYADGHHAIHDFSLKVKAGETVALVGRSGAGKTSLVNLLVRYQEVSSGQILLDQKPITDFELTALRTQIAMVNQQVVLFNRTVRENIAYGQLENATDAEVIAAAKAAYAHDFIMALPQGYDTPLGAQGLNLSGGQRQRIAIARAILKDAPILILDEATSALDNESEYYIQRAFDQAMQGRTTIVIAHRLSTIENADRIVVMDQGRIVEQGSHAELIACQGAYYQLHQRNFEES; this is translated from the coding sequence GTGAAGCACGATTTCAAGGTCTATCTTCGCCTGCTAAGTTATTTAAAGCCCTTCTGGGGAATAGCACTGCTTGTTCTTCTGGGTTTTACCATTAATGCGGCAACAGAGGTTTCTGTCGCCAAATTACTGGAACATATTATTGAGGCAATTGAAAATCGAGATCAGGGCTTTACTTCACTTTTCCCTTTCCTGGTCGTTATATTGATGTTCTTCCGTGGTCTGGGGCTGTTTCTGGGTGGCTATTATACGGCGGTCATTTCCCGTAATCTGGTGTTTAATATCCGGCAGGAAGTGTTTGCGAAATTATTGCGTTTACCCGCACAATATTTTCTCGACAATACCAGCGGCCATATTACGGCTAAAATCATGTATAACGTCGAGCAGCTCACAGGAGCCTCAACAGAAGCACTCAGAACCATCATACAGCAAGGTTTGATCACCATTGCTTTGTTGGGCTATCTCCTATATAGCAACTGGCGTTTGACCTTATGTATTCTGGTTTTTGGACCAGTCATCGGCTTGATTATTCGTCAGGCGGCCAAACGCATGCGCCGGCTTTCTCAGCAGGTGCAGGACACGATGGGCGATGTCAACCATGTGGTGCAGGAAACGGTCAATGCCAATCTGGTTGTAAAAGGTTTTGGTGGTCAGAGTTATGAGCAGGAGCGTTTTCGCTATAACTCGATGGAAAACCTGCGCCGTGGTTTGAAAATGGTTGCGGTACAGCAGCTGAACAGTCCGGTTGTACAGCTGATCATGTCTATTTCCCTCAGCATTGTGATGTTTATTGCCTTGCGCCCAGAGATCCTACGCGACACTTCTGCGGGTGAATTTGTGGCTTATATTACCGCTGCCGGCATGCTGGCTAGACCAATCAAAGCCTTGACCGATGTAAATGAGAAAATTCAGCGCGGTATGGCAGCAGCACATTCAGTCTTTGACCTTCTAGATATGCCGGAAGAGCAGAATAGCGGAACGCTGACCGATTCATTAAAAGGCGAGATCCAGTTTGAAAAGGTCAATCTGATCTATGCAGATGGCCATCATGCAATTCATGATTTCAGTCTGAAAGTTAAAGCAGGTGAAACCGTAGCGCTGGTCGGGCGTTCTGGTGCCGGTAAAACCTCGCTGGTCAATCTGTTGGTCCGTTATCAGGAAGTGAGCTCGGGGCAGATTTTACTGGATCAAAAACCGATTACTGATTTTGAGCTCACCGCTTTACGCACCCAGATTGCGATGGTGAACCAGCAAGTCGTGCTGTTTAACCGTACTGTACGTGAAAATATTGCCTATGGTCAGCTGGAAAATGCCACGGATGCAGAAGTGATTGCAGCGGCTAAAGCGGCTTATGCGCATGATTTTATTATGGCTTTACCACAGGGCTATGATACCCCTCTGGGTGCTCAAGGCTTGAACTTGTCTGGCGGACAGCGTCAACGTATTGCGATTGCCCGGGCAATCTTGAAAGATGCACCGATTCTGATTCTGGATGAAGCCACGAGTGCGCTGGATAATGAATCTGAATATTATATTCAGCGTGCTTTTGATCAGGCCATGCAAGGTCGTACGACTATTGTGATTGCTCACCGCCTCTCCACGATTGAAAATGCAGACCGGATTGTGGTGATGGATCAGGGACGTATTGTCGAGCAGGGCAGCCATGCCGAACTGATCGCGTGTCAAGGAGCGTATTATCAGCTGCATCAACGTAACTTCGAGGAGTCTTAA
- the gspJ gene encoding type II secretion system minor pseudopilin GspJ: protein MKPQGFTLVELLVAITIFAVLSALGWQVFDYINKSKDQNAMHEYRLNQLQDTYQQILRDTVQAVPLTANINGQIQPALVLQNGRFNFSKTGVTDPLQEGISPDERVEYQYRSEEQKLYRLKYRNLNQTGRDQPESSVLLNHVEQFEILVLNPNELTQWPDSSADLNQVAQKQRLPKGIKIKLTVNGVNYEWIFSLLNTDFLLAPQGQP, encoded by the coding sequence ATGAAGCCTCAAGGATTTACCTTAGTTGAATTATTGGTCGCCATTACCATTTTTGCGGTGCTTTCTGCACTAGGTTGGCAGGTTTTTGATTATATTAATAAAAGCAAAGACCAGAATGCGATGCATGAATACCGTTTAAACCAGTTGCAGGATACTTATCAGCAGATTTTACGTGATACGGTGCAGGCGGTACCACTGACAGCCAATATAAATGGCCAGATTCAACCTGCACTGGTTTTACAAAATGGACGTTTTAATTTTAGTAAAACAGGCGTAACTGATCCTTTGCAGGAAGGTATTTCGCCTGATGAACGCGTGGAATACCAGTACCGTTCAGAGGAGCAAAAGCTTTACCGTTTAAAATACCGTAATCTGAACCAGACCGGACGTGATCAGCCAGAATCCAGCGTCTTGCTCAATCATGTCGAACAATTTGAAATTTTAGTGCTCAATCCGAATGAGCTGACTCAGTGGCCAGATTCTTCAGCTGATCTCAACCAGGTGGCGCAAAAACAGCGCCTGCCGAAAGGCATTAAAATCAAATTAACCGTAAATGGGGTGAATTATGAATGGATATTCAGCCTGCTAAATACAGATTTTCTGCTTGCTCCCCAAGGCCAACCATAA
- a CDS encoding ExbD/TolR family protein, producing the protein MKFKRNQVEDVHINLTPMIDCLLFILVFLLLSTTFNQMSRMNLTLPDAQGVPPKNFDQKIEVIVDANGHYAVNGQSIASKEAADLNTAIKQISNERRDLMFVIAADAKASHQDVIRVMDVAGQLGFVNVNISTKVPTRGY; encoded by the coding sequence ATGAAATTTAAACGCAATCAGGTCGAGGATGTGCATATCAATCTCACGCCGATGATTGACTGTCTGCTGTTTATTCTGGTGTTTTTATTGCTGTCTACCACGTTTAACCAGATGAGCCGGATGAACCTGACATTGCCTGATGCACAGGGGGTGCCACCGAAAAATTTTGATCAGAAAATTGAAGTGATTGTAGATGCCAATGGTCACTATGCGGTCAACGGTCAGTCTATAGCGAGTAAAGAAGCGGCTGATCTTAATACCGCAATTAAACAGATTTCGAATGAGCGCCGTGATTTAATGTTTGTGATTGCAGCGGATGCAAAAGCAAGTCATCAGGATGTTATTCGTGTCATGGATGTAGCAGGGCAGCTTGGCTTTGTGAATGTCAATATCAGTACGAAAGTACCAACTCGAGGTTATTAG
- a CDS encoding MotA/TolQ/ExbB proton channel family protein yields the protein MWELVKAGGWLMLPLVLCSIFMVAISVERLIRLKKSLVLPSSLLIGPTQGADEAIEKLQQSATLKSSALGRIFSVGAEARDESEQYARAQMEAMASQEITYLEKNINFLGTLSAVAPLLGLLGTVIGIIESFLMIDIGTNSDPVLMMPGISKALITTAAGMLIAVPAVFAHRYFQRLVQEYVAELEQQATLFHASLFYRHASDVKEHIKKAG from the coding sequence ATGTGGGAATTGGTCAAAGCAGGCGGTTGGCTTATGCTGCCGCTGGTATTGTGTTCGATTTTTATGGTCGCAATTTCGGTCGAGCGGCTCATTCGCTTAAAAAAGAGTCTGGTACTGCCAAGCTCACTTCTGATAGGTCCGACACAGGGGGCAGATGAGGCCATCGAAAAGCTGCAGCAGAGTGCGACCTTAAAAAGCAGCGCATTGGGGCGGATCTTTAGTGTCGGTGCAGAGGCACGTGATGAGTCCGAGCAGTATGCCCGCGCGCAGATGGAAGCGATGGCATCTCAGGAAATCACCTATTTAGAAAAAAATATCAATTTTCTGGGGACTTTAAGCGCAGTAGCTCCGTTGCTGGGTTTGCTCGGAACCGTGATCGGAATTATTGAATCCTTTCTGATGATTGATATTGGCACAAACAGTGATCCGGTGCTGATGATGCCGGGAATTTCTAAAGCCCTGATCACCACAGCAGCTGGGATGTTGATTGCAGTTCCTGCGGTGTTTGCACATCGTTATTTTCAGCGTCTGGTACAGGAATATGTCGCAGAACTTGAACAGCAGGCGACCTTGTTTCATGCTAGCTTGTTCTACCGCCATGCTTCGGATGTCAAAGAACACATCAAGAAAGCAGGTTAG
- the kdsB gene encoding 3-deoxy-manno-octulosonate cytidylyltransferase, whose translation MKHIVIPARFSSSRLPGKPLLNIHGRPMILRVVDQAKKVQGFDDLCVATDDQRIAEVCQAEGVDVVLTSADHPSGTDRLSEVARIKGWASDDIIVNVQGDEPLLPAQLVKQVAQLLEDQPTCSMSTLCEPIYQLAEFKRDSIVKVVMSKHNQALYFSRATIPYDREGAKLAEPKLHDQAYRHLGLYAYRVKLLQEYVTWEMGVLEKLESLEQLRVLENGHRIAIAVAQASLPPGVDTQEDLDRLNQMDLSHFA comes from the coding sequence ATGAAACATATAGTCATTCCTGCACGATTTTCGAGTTCACGTTTACCTGGTAAACCTTTGCTGAATATTCATGGACGTCCCATGATTCTGCGTGTGGTCGATCAGGCTAAAAAAGTGCAAGGTTTTGACGATCTGTGTGTGGCGACCGATGATCAACGTATTGCAGAAGTCTGCCAAGCCGAAGGTGTGGATGTGGTGCTGACTTCAGCTGATCATCCTTCCGGTACGGACCGTTTAAGCGAAGTGGCTCGAATCAAGGGTTGGGCGAGTGATGACATCATTGTAAACGTGCAGGGCGATGAACCTTTACTGCCGGCACAACTGGTGAAGCAGGTGGCGCAGTTGTTGGAAGATCAGCCAACCTGCTCGATGTCGACGCTATGTGAGCCTATTTATCAGCTAGCAGAATTTAAGCGTGACAGCATTGTTAAAGTGGTGATGTCAAAACACAATCAAGCACTGTATTTTAGCCGTGCCACCATTCCTTATGACCGTGAGGGAGCCAAGCTGGCTGAACCAAAGCTGCATGATCAGGCTTATCGTCATTTAGGCCTATATGCCTATCGGGTCAAACTGTTGCAAGAATATGTGACCTGGGAAATGGGTGTGTTAGAGAAACTGGAATCTCTAGAACAATTACGGGTACTGGAAAATGGACACCGTATTGCCATTGCGGTGGCCCAAGCCAGCTTGCCGCCAGGGGTGGATACCCAGGAAGATCTGGATCGATTGAATCAGATGGATCTTTCCCATTTTGCCTAA
- a CDS encoding TetR/AcrR family transcriptional regulator, translated as MDRQAQFRARETLIFQVAEQLLLENGEAGMTLDALAAELDLAKGTLYKHFQSKDELYMLLIIRNERMLLEMIQDSDKAFPEHLAFFMLHHLHHPERTVLFHQIEERLSTTGVGIQHLFSELYQVRKQRLRLIIRMTETYLASINSSMSVRDYLASIWSLTYGAAAILNSSFYQRYLGSRDTLRVAYIDQALALPKHVHSVGQLV; from the coding sequence ATGGATCGTCAGGCTCAGTTTCGAGCAAGAGAAACCTTAATTTTTCAAGTGGCAGAGCAGCTTCTGCTGGAAAATGGTGAAGCAGGCATGACTCTGGATGCACTTGCTGCCGAGCTTGATCTGGCCAAAGGGACACTCTATAAACACTTTCAAAGTAAAGATGAACTGTACATGCTGCTGATTATCCGTAATGAGCGCATGTTGCTGGAAATGATCCAGGACAGTGACAAGGCTTTTCCTGAACATCTGGCTTTCTTTATGCTGCACCATTTACATCATCCTGAACGTACGGTCCTGTTTCACCAGATTGAAGAACGACTTTCAACAACGGGTGTGGGAATTCAGCATCTGTTTAGCGAACTTTATCAGGTGCGTAAACAGCGTTTACGTCTGATTATCCGTATGACTGAAACTTATCTGGCTTCCATCAATAGCAGTATGTCGGTACGTGATTATCTGGCCTCAATCTGGTCACTGACTTATGGTGCGGCAGCAATTCTGAATTCCAGCTTCTATCAGCGTTATCTGGGTTCACGAGATACTTTGCGGGTCGCTTATATTGATCAGGCTCTGGCCTTGCCCAAACACGTGCATTCAGTCGGGCAATTGGTCTAA